A region of uncultured Fusobacterium sp. DNA encodes the following proteins:
- a CDS encoding YebC/PmpR family DNA-binding transcriptional regulator, whose amino-acid sequence MAGHSKWANIQYRKGAQDKKRAKLFTKFGKELTIAAKEGGGDPNFNPRLRLAIEKAKAGNMPKDILERAIKKGTGELEGVDFIEMRYEGYGPVGTAFIVDVVTDNKNRSASELRMTFTRKGGNLGTDGAVAWMFKKQGVITVKSEGIDADEFMMAALEAGAEDVSEEDGVFEVITDYTEFQTVLENLKAAGYNYEEAEISMNAENKVEITDVDTAKKVMALYDALDDLDDVQEVYANFDIADDILAQLD is encoded by the coding sequence GTGGCAGGACATAGTAAATGGGCAAATATCCAATACAGAAAAGGTGCTCAAGATAAGAAAAGAGCTAAATTATTCACTAAATTTGGAAAAGAGTTGACAATTGCAGCTAAAGAGGGAGGAGGAGACCCTAACTTCAACCCAAGATTAAGACTAGCAATTGAAAAAGCTAAAGCAGGAAATATGCCTAAAGATATATTAGAAAGAGCTATTAAAAAAGGTACAGGAGAATTAGAAGGAGTAGACTTCATAGAAATGAGATATGAAGGATATGGACCTGTAGGAACAGCTTTTATAGTTGATGTTGTTACTGATAATAAAAATAGATCTGCTTCTGAATTAAGAATGACTTTTACAAGAAAAGGTGGAAATTTAGGAACAGATGGTGCTGTTGCTTGGATGTTTAAAAAGCAAGGAGTTATTACAGTAAAATCTGAAGGAATAGATGCTGATGAATTTATGATGGCAGCATTAGAAGCAGGAGCAGAAGACGTTTCTGAAGAAGATGGAGTATTTGAAGTAATCACTGATTATACTGAATTCCAAACTGTATTAGAAAATTTAAAAGCAGCTGGATATAACTATGAAGAAGCAGAAATTTCTATGAATGCAGAAAATAAAGTTGAAATTACTGATGTAGATACAGCTAAAAAAGTAATGGCTCTTTATGATGCACTAGATGATCTTGATGATGTTCAAGAAGTTTATGCAAACTTTGATATAGCTGATGATATTTTAGCTCAATTAGATTAA
- a CDS encoding 5-formyltetrahydrofolate cyclo-ligase, whose protein sequence is MDKDYFRKKIKKSRNLMGIEERRTESEIVCKKLLELKEYKEAKKIMSFMNFGSELEIELFNKRVIFDGKELYLPKVEKDGTLSVVRYSGDFSIGAFGIREPLGDRYQGDLDLIITPGLVFDRVGNRIGYGKGYYDKLFSKYNKVLKIAPIFEIQLFDKIPCEEHDIKIDMIITKNDILKIKNY, encoded by the coding sequence ATGGATAAAGATTATTTTAGAAAAAAAATAAAAAAATCTAGAAATTTAATGGGAATAGAAGAGAGAAGAACAGAAAGTGAAATTGTTTGTAAAAAGCTTTTGGAATTAAAAGAGTATAAAGAAGCTAAAAAAATAATGTCTTTTATGAATTTTGGAAGTGAATTAGAGATAGAGCTTTTTAATAAGAGGGTCATCTTCGATGGAAAAGAGTTATATCTTCCTAAAGTAGAAAAGGATGGAACTTTATCAGTAGTTAGATATAGTGGAGATTTTTCTATTGGAGCTTTTGGTATAAGAGAACCTTTAGGTGATAGATATCAAGGAGATTTAGATTTAATAATTACTCCAGGATTAGTTTTTGATAGAGTTGGAAATAGAATAGGATATGGTAAAGGATATTATGATAAGTTATTTTCAAAATATAATAAGGTATTGAAAATTGCCCCTATTTTTGAAATTCAACTATTTGATAAAATTCCTTGTGAAGAACACGACATTAAAATTGATATGATAATCACAAAAAATGATATATTAAAGATTAAGAACTATTGA
- a CDS encoding uracil-DNA glycosylase family protein: MEEIDNFWEEIKFEVGSLGKNYGEAVERKVLIGSGNREADILFIGDDPELYQNEDLKVAPSSSGEFLIKLCDIEGFTPEDYYITTLSKKDCKFLEFMEEDRKILKELLHMQIALINPKIIVALGTEVAETLLERDVKLGEERGKFLNWIGGIKLFITYDVNFVKKSRNEGGKKSKAALEFWNDLKNLKQELGKVNG; this comes from the coding sequence GTGGAAGAGATAGATAATTTTTGGGAAGAGATAAAGTTTGAAGTTGGAAGCTTAGGGAAAAACTATGGAGAAGCAGTAGAAAGAAAAGTTTTAATAGGAAGTGGAAATAGAGAAGCTGATATTTTATTTATAGGTGATGATCCAGAACTATATCAAAATGAAGATTTAAAAGTAGCACCTAGTTCTAGTGGAGAATTTTTAATAAAACTTTGTGATATTGAAGGTTTTACTCCAGAAGATTATTATATAACAACACTTTCTAAAAAAGATTGTAAATTTTTAGAGTTTATGGAAGAAGATAGAAAAATACTTAAAGAACTTTTACATATGCAAATAGCTTTAATAAATCCTAAGATAATAGTAGCTTTAGGAACTGAAGTAGCTGAAACTTTACTTGAAAGAGATGTAAAATTAGGAGAAGAGAGAGGAAAGTTTTTAAATTGGATTGGTGGAATAAAGCTATTTATAACTTATGATGTAAATTTTGTTAAAAAATCTAGAAATGAAGGTGGAAAAAAATCAAAAGCTGCCTTAGAGTTTTGGAATGATTTAAAAAATTTAAAACAAGAGTTAGGAAAAGTAAATGGATAA